One segment of Ipomoea triloba cultivar NCNSP0323 chromosome 12, ASM357664v1 DNA contains the following:
- the LOC115998315 gene encoding protein PHLOEM PROTEIN 2-LIKE A10-like gives MDSGTVKKGLSYTRRNKKWVLALGILGLTSYGAYRTYHSPGMAKKREKLLKLISSLASLADIVSDSTDTIAILSKDFKDFIHSDSDQIPTSLRQISKIAKSDEVSESLVKITAAITTGILQTYPHKTGDSGCIDRVLDKLFTDSGSGFASVVVGSFAKNLAMAFFSSSDRVISSEPLPGWVNNVLCDEKCRELIGDFVRLFVSTAVTVYLEKTMNINTYDQIFAGLTNPKHETRVKDMLVAVCHGGVETFVTTSHQVLTSGINHRKQMKASHEDDDEEDKNNNNVLSVPGNKRFFLDLTGKVTFETMKSLQEVMIERFSQSLSRRVDAVQDKGAEALEYVRWKSSAAITACLSLCLHIVDSPWLLVPP, from the coding sequence ATGGATTCGGGAACAGTAAAGAAGGGTTTGAGTTATACTCGGAGAAACAAGAAGTGGGTTCTTGCTCTGGGAATCTTGGGTCTCACTAGTTATGGTGCATACAGAACTTATCATTCACCTGGCATGGCAAAAAAGAGGGAGAAATTGTTGAAACTCATCAGTTCTTTAGCTTCTTTAGCTGATATTGTGTCTGATTCAACAGATACAATTGCAATTCTCTCTAAAGATTTCAAGGATTTCATACATTCAGATTCCGATCAAATCCCCACTAGTTTAAGACAGATTTCAAAGATTGCAAAATCCGATGAGGTCTCAGAGTCTCTGGTCAAAATCACCGCCGCTATAACCACCGGAATTCTTCAAACCTATCCGCACAAAACGGGAGATTCTGGCTGCATTGATCGCGTTTTGGATAAGCTGTTCACGGATAGTGGCTCAGGTTTTGCGTCTGTGGTTGTGGGGAGCTTTGCTAAGAATTTGGCCATGGCGTTTTTCTCATCATCAGACAGGGTTATTAGTTCAGAGCCACTACCCGGGTGGGTAAATAATGTTCTCTGCGACGAAAAATGCAGAGAACTAATTGGGGATTTCGTGCGTCTCTTTGTCAGCACAGCTGTAACAGTGTATCTGGAGAAGACGATGAACATCAACACCTACGATCAAATCTTCGCTGGATTGACTAACCCGAAGCACGAAACAAGAGTGAAAGACATGCTGGTGGCGGTCTGCCATGGCGGGGTGGAGACATTTGTCACAACATCTCATCAAGTTCTCACCAGTGGGATTAATCATAGGAAACAAATGAAAGCCAGccatgaagatgatgatgaagaggaCAAGAACAACAATAATGTTCTGTCTGTGCCTGGGAACAAAAggttttttcttgatttgacaGGGAAGGTTACCTTTGAGACCATGAAATCTTTGCAGGAGGTTATGATAGAAAGGTTTTCGCAGAGTTTAAGCAGAAGAGTTGATGCTGTGCAGGATAAGGGTGCAGAAGCTTTGGAGTATGTGAGGTGGAAATCCTCTGCGGCAATCACTGCTTGCCTTTCTTTGTGTTTGCACATTGTTGATAGTCCTTGGCTTTTGGTGCCACCTTAA